Proteins encoded in a region of the Shewanella polaris genome:
- the pstA gene encoding phosphate ABC transporter permease PstA — translation MGKWFKSGSPWIWMTGGAVSISLIAVLGLLLLIAWRGLSYFWPADIYEWQLEDNNGVKSTLIGEIYDREEVPTERLISAGHKFAKHPGEFVTRYLVKTGNREFVGLDFRWILGTDIVSRSTPADVAKLERTKNGNFYGYPVAVIEDGKRLELTSEADIEASLFDHIDRAVAISDQALALQKSDIGSINYQMERLRLKERGYELDGELTAERKADIKAQIEQLNQDYLVLEKDLFALRDKAARDSVVIKDMRGVEVTLQLDSILDVSYVNHMSLLGKVGHWFVGIGRFVSDDPREANTEGGVFPAIFGTVFMVMLMAVIVTPFGVIAAIYLHEYAKKGPITKLIRIAVINLAGVPSIVYGVFGLGFFVYMMGGSIDQLFFPEALPAPTFGSPGVIWSALTLAILTLPVVIVSTEEGLSRIPSAVRQGSLALGATKAETLWRIVIPMASPAIMTGLILAVARAAGEVAPLMLVGVVKLAPTLPIDMNFPFVHLERKFMHLGFHIYDVGFQSPNVEAARPLVYATSFLLVSVIVALNLTAISVRNHLREKFRSLEH, via the coding sequence ATGGGTAAGTGGTTTAAATCAGGTTCACCGTGGATTTGGATGACCGGTGGTGCCGTTAGTATCAGTTTGATTGCCGTTTTAGGCTTATTACTGTTAATCGCTTGGCGTGGCTTGAGTTACTTTTGGCCTGCTGATATTTATGAATGGCAACTAGAAGATAACAATGGGGTTAAAAGTACCTTAATTGGTGAAATCTACGACCGTGAAGAAGTGCCTACAGAGCGTTTAATTTCAGCCGGTCATAAATTTGCCAAACATCCTGGTGAGTTTGTTACTCGTTACTTGGTAAAAACCGGTAACCGTGAGTTTGTTGGTTTAGATTTCCGTTGGATTTTAGGAACCGATATCGTTAGCCGTTCAACCCCTGCTGATGTTGCTAAACTTGAACGGACTAAAAACGGTAATTTTTATGGTTATCCTGTTGCGGTAATTGAAGACGGTAAACGTTTAGAGTTAACCAGTGAAGCTGACATAGAAGCGTCTTTGTTCGACCATATCGACCGCGCAGTGGCTATTTCTGATCAAGCCTTGGCGTTGCAAAAAAGCGATATTGGTTCGATCAATTATCAAATGGAACGTTTACGTTTGAAAGAACGTGGTTATGAGCTTGATGGTGAATTAACTGCTGAGCGTAAAGCGGATATCAAGGCGCAAATCGAACAGCTTAACCAAGACTACCTAGTGCTTGAAAAAGACTTGTTTGCCCTGCGAGATAAAGCGGCGCGTGATTCTGTGGTGATTAAAGACATGCGCGGTGTTGAAGTCACCTTGCAACTGGACTCAATTTTAGACGTAAGTTATGTCAATCACATGAGTTTGCTAGGTAAAGTGGGTCACTGGTTTGTGGGAATAGGTCGCTTTGTTAGTGATGACCCGCGTGAAGCCAATACTGAAGGTGGTGTTTTCCCCGCTATTTTTGGTACGGTATTTATGGTGATGCTCATGGCTGTTATCGTGACGCCATTTGGGGTTATTGCTGCTATTTACTTGCACGAATATGCCAAGAAAGGCCCTATTACTAAGCTTATCCGTATTGCGGTAATTAACTTAGCGGGCGTTCCGTCAATTGTTTATGGTGTGTTTGGTTTAGGTTTCTTTGTATACATGATGGGCGGCTCAATTGATCAATTGTTCTTCCCTGAGGCGTTACCAGCACCGACATTTGGCTCTCCTGGGGTAATTTGGTCTGCATTAACCTTAGCCATTTTAACCTTGCCGGTGGTCATTGTATCAACAGAAGAAGGCTTAAGCCGAATTCCGAGTGCAGTTCGTCAAGGCAGCTTGGCATTAGGCGCGACTAAAGCCGAGACCTTATGGCGCATTGTGATCCCAATGGCAAGCCCAGCAATTATGACTGGTTTGATTTTAGCCGTGGCACGTGCCGCCGGTGAAGTGGCGCCGTTGATGTTAGTGGGTGTAGTAAAATTAGCCCCAACATTACCGATTGATATGAACTTCCCGTTTGTGCATTTAGAACGTAAGTTCATGCACTTAGGTTTCCATATTTACGATGTAGGCTTCCAAAGCCCTAACGTAGAAGCAGCACGCCCATTAGTGTATGCAACTTCGTTCTTATTAGTATCTGTAATTGTTGCTCTTAATTTAACCGCTATCAGCGTGCGCAACCATTTACGTGAAAAATTCCGTTCGCTAGAACATTAA
- a CDS encoding ABC transporter permease subunit, which produces MESQVNQPGSAEKSLLVDRHATRRAFKDKAAEIGVTVGGTLVFVTLLLIFFYLLYVIKPIFDGAHIEPVTSISYQHADAKTLMVGSDEQNEVLYRVTESGSVDFYSSITGQLISSFTPKLPQGATVTSSAKSSPSEQRFALGLSNGQVIVVGIEFGLTYPDNKRVITPSLRYPLGEEALTINSDGAVYNLVFDYSDGRMSFAYQDKNGAWKLNRQEGEENMMTEEVEWSSVEVFINDAPNHVISAIMTPDHRQLILSANNKLFIYNTRDADSVELLQVVDVNKAGAKVKQVNLLAGASSILVSYDSGIVSQYFQVNSEKGRLYQQIREFDDLAPVSVMATEFYRKSFAVLSADGELTLLYTTSERELFDEKFQLTNPGKMGFSPRSNALVIEADNKLNLFSVENDHPEISWSALWEKVWYEGYPEPQYVWQSTSGSDDFEAKLSLMPLAFGTMKAAFYAMLFAAPLAIAGAIYTAYFMTPKVRNVVKPTIEIMEALPTVILGFLAGLWLAPLIEDHLPGIVVLLMLLPTSILATAFAWSKLPEKWKQRLPETYQELMLLPVIIFIGWFSFEISPVIEVALFDGNTRQFITNDLGITFDQRNALVVGIAMGFAVIPTIFSIAEDAIFSVPRHLSNGSLALGATNWQTLTKVVLLTASPGIFSAIMMGLGRAVGETMIVLMATGNTAILEWSVFEGMRTLAANIAVEMPESAIGSTHYRVLFLAAFVLFVFTFFFNTIAEVVRQRLRERYSSL; this is translated from the coding sequence ATGGAAAGTCAGGTAAATCAACCTGGTTCTGCTGAAAAAAGTCTACTTGTTGATAGACATGCAACTCGCAGAGCATTTAAGGATAAAGCCGCAGAGATTGGGGTAACCGTTGGCGGCACCTTAGTGTTTGTCACATTGTTATTAATATTTTTCTATTTGCTGTATGTCATCAAACCCATTTTTGATGGTGCACATATAGAGCCAGTTACCAGTATTAGTTATCAGCATGCTGATGCTAAAACGTTAATGGTTGGCAGTGACGAACAAAATGAAGTGTTATACCGGGTTACTGAATCGGGTTCGGTTGATTTTTACTCGTCGATTACAGGTCAGCTCATTTCATCTTTTACGCCTAAATTACCACAAGGCGCCACTGTTACTAGTAGTGCAAAATCTAGTCCTAGCGAGCAACGTTTTGCATTAGGACTCAGTAATGGCCAAGTCATTGTGGTGGGTATTGAGTTTGGTCTGACTTATCCTGACAACAAACGCGTGATTACCCCTTCTTTACGTTACCCCTTGGGCGAAGAGGCGTTAACCATTAACAGTGATGGTGCAGTATATAATCTGGTGTTTGATTATAGTGACGGCCGCATGAGTTTTGCTTATCAAGACAAAAACGGTGCGTGGAAGCTTAATCGCCAAGAAGGCGAAGAAAACATGATGACCGAAGAGGTTGAGTGGTCATCAGTTGAAGTGTTTATTAACGATGCACCTAATCATGTCATATCAGCAATCATGACCCCTGACCATCGTCAGCTAATTTTGAGTGCAAATAATAAACTGTTTATTTATAACACTCGCGATGCCGATTCTGTTGAGTTACTTCAGGTTGTCGATGTAAATAAAGCCGGCGCTAAAGTTAAGCAAGTTAATTTGCTTGCCGGAGCAAGCTCTATATTGGTGAGTTATGACAGCGGTATTGTGAGTCAGTACTTCCAAGTTAATAGCGAAAAAGGTCGTTTATATCAGCAGATTCGTGAGTTTGATGACCTTGCTCCTGTTAGTGTAATGGCAACAGAGTTTTATCGTAAAAGCTTTGCAGTGTTGAGTGCAGATGGCGAATTAACACTGCTTTATACAACCAGTGAACGTGAGTTATTCGACGAGAAATTTCAGTTAACTAACCCTGGTAAAATGGGCTTTAGCCCGCGTTCAAATGCCTTGGTGATTGAAGCCGATAACAAACTTAACCTTTTCTCTGTTGAAAATGATCATCCAGAAATATCGTGGAGCGCACTGTGGGAAAAAGTATGGTACGAAGGTTACCCTGAACCACAATATGTGTGGCAGTCCACTTCTGGTTCTGACGACTTTGAAGCCAAGTTGAGCTTAATGCCACTGGCATTTGGCACCATGAAAGCGGCATTTTACGCTATGCTATTTGCCGCGCCATTAGCGATAGCTGGTGCGATTTATACCGCTTACTTTATGACACCAAAAGTACGTAATGTAGTTAAGCCTACCATTGAAATCATGGAAGCATTACCGACAGTTATTTTGGGTTTCTTGGCTGGTTTATGGCTAGCGCCACTGATTGAAGATCATTTGCCCGGCATTGTGGTGTTGTTGATGTTATTGCCCACATCAATACTTGCCACCGCATTTGCTTGGAGTAAATTGCCAGAAAAATGGAAGCAGCGCTTACCAGAAACCTACCAAGAGCTAATGCTATTGCCGGTGATTATATTTATTGGTTGGTTCTCCTTTGAAATCAGCCCTGTGATTGAAGTGGCATTATTTGACGGCAATACTCGTCAATTTATTACCAATGATTTAGGTATCACATTCGACCAACGTAATGCGCTGGTTGTGGGTATTGCCATGGGCTTTGCGGTAATTCCAACCATATTCTCGATAGCTGAAGATGCGATTTTTTCTGTACCACGTCATTTATCAAACGGCAGTTTGGCACTGGGTGCAACAAACTGGCAAACCCTGACTAAGGTGGTATTACTTACCGCCAGCCCGGGTATTTTCTCAGCTATTATGATGGGCTTAGGTCGTGCAGTGGGTGAAACCATGATTGTGTTAATGGCAACCGGTAATACTGCAATCCTTGAGTGGAGTGTATTTGAAGGTATGCGTACCTTAGCGGCAAACATTGCCGTAGAAATGCCTGAGTCGGCCATTGGTAGTACGCATTATCGCGTATTGTTCTTAGCTGCCTTTGTATTGTTCGTGTTCACCTTCTTCTTTAATACCATTGCTGAAGTTGTTCGCCAACGTTTACGCGAACGTTATAGCTCACTGTAA
- a CDS encoding glycine cleavage system protein R produces the protein MMRYLITLQAPDRKGLVEQIANVVSRHNGNWLDSEMRHIDGIFAAILQLEVPALKWDQLIDALECIDGLTLTFAKTSLSAKPIKHLHYNLVAYDRPGIVLHISNKMNELGINIEQFSSQYETASHTGIALFRATMALGLTDPNQEEKITASLYEMGDDVVLDKLNKPT, from the coding sequence ATGATGCGTTACCTTATCACTCTGCAAGCTCCTGATAGAAAAGGTTTAGTCGAACAAATAGCTAATGTTGTTAGTCGACATAATGGCAACTGGTTAGACTCAGAAATGCGTCATATAGACGGTATTTTTGCAGCAATATTACAGTTAGAAGTGCCTGCACTTAAGTGGGATCAATTAATTGATGCTTTAGAATGCATTGACGGATTAACCTTAACTTTTGCAAAAACTAGCTTAAGTGCTAAGCCAATCAAGCATCTGCATTACAACTTAGTTGCATATGACCGCCCAGGAATTGTGTTACATATTTCTAATAAAATGAATGAACTAGGTATCAATATTGAACAGTTTAGTAGCCAATATGAAACGGCTAGTCACACCGGTATTGCATTATTTAGAGCCACCATGGCCTTGGGCTTAACCGATCCTAATCAAGAAGAGAAAATTACAGCATCACTTTATGAAATGGGTGATGATGTTGTATTAGATAAGCTCAATAAACCAACCTGA
- a CDS encoding DUF2797 domain-containing protein: protein MFGTLSKLKTHLNDNHEVEYHLPVGEARLALNPLIGKSLTMVHTGNIFCSNCGKKTKKSYSQGHCYVCMTKLASCDLCIMKPETCHFDQGTCREPEWAMSNCFVPHYVYLSNTSGIKVGITRYTQIPTRWIDQGATQGLPIFKVSTRKMSGLIEIELAKFINDKTHWQAMLKGNNDDIDLIEQAGQLIPLIEDKLQALAAEYQDIVIERLDANIQAISYPITQFPVKVKSHNFDKIAEVTGILQGIKGQYLIFDTGVINIRKFSSYEVEVNHD, encoded by the coding sequence ATGTTTGGAACGCTATCAAAACTGAAAACCCACCTCAATGATAACCATGAGGTGGAGTATCATTTACCTGTAGGTGAAGCGCGCTTAGCCCTTAACCCGCTTATAGGTAAGTCATTAACCATGGTTCACACGGGTAATATTTTTTGCAGCAACTGCGGTAAAAAAACTAAAAAAAGTTATTCTCAGGGTCATTGTTACGTATGCATGACAAAACTGGCCAGTTGCGACCTGTGCATTATGAAACCTGAAACATGCCACTTTGATCAAGGTACTTGCCGTGAACCAGAATGGGCCATGTCAAATTGCTTTGTTCCTCACTATGTCTATTTGTCTAATACTTCAGGTATTAAAGTGGGTATTACTCGCTACACCCAAATTCCAACTCGTTGGATAGACCAAGGCGCAACTCAAGGTTTACCTATTTTTAAAGTGTCGACCCGTAAAATGTCGGGCTTAATCGAAATTGAATTAGCCAAATTTATTAACGATAAAACCCATTGGCAAGCCATGCTTAAAGGCAATAATGATGATATCGATCTCATCGAACAAGCTGGCCAACTTATCCCATTAATTGAAGATAAATTACAAGCCCTAGCTGCTGAATATCAAGACATTGTCATTGAACGTCTTGATGCAAACATCCAAGCCATTAGCTACCCTATTACGCAATTTCCTGTCAAAGTGAAATCGCATAATTTTGATAAAATTGCTGAAGTGACAGGTATCTTGCAAGGTATTAAAGGGCAATATTTAATCTTTGATACTGGCGTAATTAATATCCGAAAATTTAGCTCTTATGAAGTGGAAGTCAACCACGATTAA
- a CDS encoding DUF4136 domain-containing protein — protein sequence MLRNLSKIIFFLSIVLLTACTTNTVSTTPNNRITIVASGDLSTLSKTYAWHETMFVVHTANKMDEDVLRKQLISSVNKLMANKGYQLVSINDSPQMIVGFGMALESEMSDTEILAKVGLVPGLYTQDVNGNYEKGSVLIAFFNPRVNLPFWRVLAQGFTEPDRILEEREARFDALITMMLNDIPQA from the coding sequence ATGTTAAGAAACCTAAGTAAAATTATTTTTTTCCTTAGCATAGTGCTGTTAACTGCTTGTACAACAAATACAGTGAGTACAACACCCAATAACCGTATTACTATCGTGGCTAGTGGTGATTTATCTACGTTATCAAAAACGTACGCTTGGCATGAAACCATGTTTGTTGTGCATACAGCCAATAAGATGGATGAAGACGTTTTACGCAAACAATTAATCAGTTCAGTCAATAAATTAATGGCTAACAAAGGCTATCAGTTAGTATCGATTAATGATTCGCCACAAATGATTGTTGGGTTTGGTATGGCACTCGAGTCAGAAATGAGTGATACAGAGATCCTCGCTAAAGTCGGGTTAGTACCCGGTTTGTATACCCAAGATGTTAATGGTAATTATGAGAAGGGGTCCGTCTTGATCGCCTTTTTCAATCCCAGAGTTAACTTGCCATTTTGGCGTGTTTTAGCGCAAGGGTTTACCGAGCCAGATCGTATACTTGAAGAACGAGAAGCTCGATTTGATGCGCTGATTACAATGATGTTAAATGATATTCCACAAGCTTAA
- a CDS encoding LysE family translocator encodes MELVFAIALFAFSAGITPGPNNIMLMTSGVNFGIKRSIPHLLGISLGFPTMILAVGLGLSAIFKAYPIIHTVIKVVGITYLLYLSWLIANSSSKMEGKQVSKPFSFIQAAAFQWVNPKGWIMAVGAIATFTSVQQELNGQVITIASVFLCVAFPCAIVWLGFGVALKRLLKNDRQQRIFNVTMALLLVASIIPMMLPPTAR; translated from the coding sequence ATGGAATTGGTATTTGCAATAGCATTATTTGCATTTTCTGCCGGCATAACCCCCGGCCCAAATAACATCATGTTAATGACTTCTGGTGTGAATTTTGGCATAAAACGCAGTATTCCACACTTACTAGGCATCAGCTTAGGCTTTCCGACAATGATATTGGCGGTAGGACTTGGATTAAGCGCAATATTTAAAGCCTACCCAATAATCCACACAGTAATTAAAGTAGTCGGCATAACTTACTTGCTGTATTTGTCATGGTTAATTGCTAACAGCAGCAGTAAAATGGAAGGCAAACAAGTCAGCAAACCGTTTAGCTTTATTCAAGCTGCTGCATTTCAATGGGTAAACCCAAAGGGGTGGATTATGGCTGTCGGTGCTATTGCCACTTTCACCTCGGTGCAACAAGAACTCAACGGCCAAGTGATCACTATTGCAAGCGTGTTTTTATGTGTGGCATTCCCCTGCGCGATTGTCTGGCTTGGGTTTGGCGTAGCATTAAAGCGTCTACTTAAAAATGATCGTCAACAGCGTATTTTTAATGTCACAATGGCTTTATTATTAGTGGCATCTATTATCCCAATGATGTTGCCACCTACAGCACGTTGA
- a CDS encoding DUF1415 domain-containing protein, whose translation MEQHECLIHTEMWVKDVIMKYNICPFARREVERASIRYVAIEDTKIKAVLKALLAECQYLDNNPETETTLFILPRGFEGFYAYLDLVDDATALLSEQDYDGVYQLATFHPDYCFDGEPQDSAANFTNRSPYPTLHIIREVSMEIALASYTDPESIPERNIAFAERKGSDFFVQLLQHCTKDISKVTGDK comes from the coding sequence ATGGAACAACATGAATGTCTTATCCACACTGAAATGTGGGTAAAAGATGTCATTATGAAATACAATATATGCCCTTTTGCCCGCCGAGAAGTCGAACGTGCCAGTATTCGTTATGTTGCCATTGAAGACACTAAAATAAAGGCTGTTTTAAAGGCGTTATTGGCAGAATGTCAATACCTAGATAATAACCCTGAAACAGAAACTACGTTATTTATTTTACCGCGCGGTTTTGAAGGCTTTTATGCTTATCTAGATTTAGTTGATGATGCAACAGCGTTATTATCTGAACAAGATTATGATGGCGTGTACCAGTTAGCCACCTTTCATCCAGACTATTGTTTTGATGGCGAACCACAAGACAGTGCAGCTAATTTTACCAATCGTTCGCCCTATCCTACTCTGCATATTATCCGCGAAGTCAGCATGGAAATAGCATTGGCAAGCTATACCGACCCAGAATCCATTCCAGAGCGAAACATTGCTTTTGCTGAACGTAAAGGCAGCGATTTTTTTGTTCAGTTATTGCAGCATTGCACTAAAGATATATCAAAAGTAACAGGCGATAAATAA
- a CDS encoding alpha/beta fold hydrolase, with protein MTEQFNINQYNCSISGKGQSLIWAHGLTGSIQSEDAIGLYAWHRFPKKLQLIRYDAIGHGLSSAGKCVEDYLWPEMAKDMISVATHFNAPSELVLGGQSMGCATSLYAALKYPQKVKGLILMTPPTAWQTRAEKVDDYHKMAKAARIWGGKGLAKINAKHLDKMLPSWLVDAHQHSVLGILDGLKLMTRHTLDQLFRAAAMNDLPSKKQLGTISIPTLILAWQDDEAHPVDTAIELKKALPLSTLHIAHSMDDVNDWPRLISDFCVDLQSN; from the coding sequence ATGACAGAGCAATTTAATATTAATCAGTATAATTGTTCCATTAGCGGTAAAGGGCAATCCCTTATCTGGGCTCATGGATTAACCGGCAGTATTCAAAGTGAAGATGCGATTGGTTTATATGCTTGGCATCGATTCCCCAAAAAATTGCAGCTAATCCGTTATGATGCCATAGGTCATGGCTTATCTTCAGCGGGTAAGTGTGTCGAAGATTATTTATGGCCAGAAATGGCGAAAGATATGATAAGTGTCGCTACTCATTTTAACGCACCATCAGAGCTCGTTTTAGGCGGTCAATCAATGGGGTGTGCCACTAGTTTGTATGCCGCATTGAAATATCCACAAAAGGTCAAAGGATTGATTTTGATGACGCCGCCAACAGCATGGCAAACTCGGGCAGAAAAAGTTGACGATTATCATAAAATGGCTAAAGCGGCACGAATATGGGGCGGTAAAGGTTTAGCTAAAATAAATGCTAAACATTTAGATAAAATGCTTCCAAGCTGGTTGGTTGATGCCCATCAACACAGCGTGCTCGGCATATTAGACGGATTGAAATTGATGACCCGTCACACGCTTGACCAACTATTTCGCGCAGCCGCAATGAATGACTTACCGAGCAAAAAGCAACTTGGGACCATTTCAATTCCAACGTTAATTCTAGCTTGGCAAGACGATGAAGCGCACCCCGTCGATACCGCAATAGAACTTAAAAAGGCATTACCTCTTTCCACGCTACATATTGCTCATTCGATGGATGATGTTAATGATTGGCCACGGCTTATCAGTGATTTTTGTGTAGACTTACAATCAAACTAA